One genomic window of Evansella cellulosilytica DSM 2522 includes the following:
- a CDS encoding spore germination protein — MRFFKGMFQDSSDMVFRSFRINGKTASLIFIDGLVNTKDIHEHVLTELLHWEKDVDLSVFDYENDILSLTQVEEENVYKNIVKKILAGSVVLLIDGKEKAIIIDATQFETRSIAEPESEAAIRGPREGFIESLRVNTSLIRRKLRTEDLKVVSKTAGEKTNTNMALIYLDEVVDRKVLAEVEARLDRIKIDGVLETGYIEELIEDNPWSLFPQVQITERPDTVAANVLEGRIALVVDGTPFVMILPATFWQQFQASEDYYDRFYVGTFLRMLRLIFLGIATLLPALYVAITTFHQEMIPTNLLLSIAASREAIPFPAIVEAFIMEISFEALREAGVRLPKTIGQAVSILGALVIGTAAVEAGIVSAPMVIVVSLTGIASFTIPKFSLAISVRLIRFPLMILGGVFGLFGIIVGAMMITAHLCKLRTFGVPYFSPIAPLKIKELRDIFIRIPIWKYNRRPEEFTKTNVKRQSNNLYPSPNRGE; from the coding sequence TTGCGTTTTTTTAAAGGTATGTTTCAAGATTCTTCGGATATGGTGTTTAGGTCTTTCCGCATTAATGGCAAGACAGCTTCCTTAATATTTATAGATGGTTTAGTTAATACAAAGGATATTCACGAGCACGTTTTAACAGAATTACTTCATTGGGAAAAAGATGTGGATTTATCTGTATTTGATTATGAAAATGACATTTTGTCTTTAACACAAGTCGAGGAAGAAAATGTGTATAAGAATATTGTGAAAAAGATATTAGCAGGTAGTGTTGTGCTACTCATTGACGGTAAAGAAAAAGCGATTATCATTGACGCTACACAGTTTGAGACACGGAGTATTGCAGAGCCGGAATCAGAAGCGGCAATTCGTGGTCCTCGGGAAGGATTTATTGAAAGCTTAAGAGTAAATACTTCTTTAATACGAAGGAAACTGCGTACGGAAGATTTAAAGGTTGTTTCCAAAACCGCTGGTGAAAAAACGAATACAAACATGGCACTTATTTACTTAGATGAAGTAGTAGATCGGAAAGTATTAGCGGAAGTGGAAGCAAGACTAGATAGAATCAAAATAGATGGCGTGTTGGAAACGGGATATATTGAAGAGTTAATTGAAGATAATCCTTGGAGCTTATTTCCGCAAGTGCAAATAACGGAACGCCCTGATACAGTTGCGGCAAATGTATTAGAAGGAAGAATCGCTTTAGTAGTAGATGGTACTCCTTTTGTAATGATTCTTCCTGCTACCTTTTGGCAACAATTCCAAGCTAGTGAAGACTATTACGATCGCTTTTATGTTGGCACTTTTTTAAGAATGTTAAGACTTATTTTTCTTGGGATAGCTACGTTGTTACCTGCACTTTACGTTGCGATTACTACGTTTCATCAGGAAATGATTCCGACAAATTTATTATTAAGTATCGCAGCAAGTAGAGAAGCAATACCCTTTCCAGCGATAGTGGAAGCGTTTATTATGGAAATTTCATTTGAAGCTTTAAGAGAAGCAGGGGTTCGCTTACCTAAGACCATTGGACAGGCGGTTAGTATTCTTGGAGCTTTAGTAATCGGTACAGCAGCAGTTGAAGCAGGAATTGTGTCAGCCCCTATGGTAATTGTCGTATCACTAACAGGGATTGCTTCTTTTACAATACCAAAGTTCAGTCTTGCGATTTCCGTTAGATTAATTAGATTTCCATTAATGATATTAGGTGGGGTATTTGGTTTGTTTGGCATTATCGTTGGAGCAATGATGATTACTGCGCATTTATGTAAGCTTCGAACGTTTGGTGTTCCGTATTTTTCACCTATTGCACCTTTAAAAATCAAGGAGTTAAGAGATATTTTTATTCGAATTCCAATTTGGAAATATAATAGACGTCCAGAAGAATTCACGAAGACAAACGTCAAGCGACAAAGTAATAATTTATATCCATCTCCAAATAGGGGGGAATAA
- a CDS encoding Ger(x)C family spore germination protein, with product MLLKSFIRLCYFFVGISFLPLLSGCWDRAEINDIAIVMGSAFDKVGEEYEVTMISPLPGEMGGPSGGGGGTSGGATYYLDAALGRSIRDASMNLQRRMSRELKLGHRRILLIGEELAKEGVRKPLDVLSRHRESRITTQVFITEGSAKDVLSAQPQLENISAEAIRELGGRSYNIMLRDFLLEFQQKGNDPILPVVKTTENRSPIKENVAEQVEISKLAIFKGDKLHFFTNKEETAGVDWLLSIMEGHEYTFVVNEEKKETFTVFIKEANCTIDYDLNDEEPFFKIDIKTSGIGVENVSDINLEERGGYEKLNELMNEQIKQEVTSIIDHTLSEGIDSFGFGWHLHRRERKIWKELEQHWQEKLPNIDYEITINSSVELPGLVTEGVGIGE from the coding sequence ATGTTGTTAAAGAGTTTCATACGGCTGTGCTATTTTTTCGTAGGTATTTCTTTTCTTCCTCTTTTGAGTGGTTGCTGGGATAGAGCTGAAATAAACGATATTGCAATTGTTATGGGATCCGCATTTGATAAGGTGGGAGAGGAATATGAAGTGACTATGATATCCCCTCTACCAGGAGAAATGGGAGGGCCTAGTGGCGGTGGTGGTGGTACTTCCGGTGGTGCCACTTACTATTTGGATGCTGCATTAGGAAGAAGTATAAGAGATGCATCAATGAATTTGCAGAGAAGGATGTCAAGAGAGTTAAAACTAGGACATAGGCGAATATTGCTTATCGGGGAAGAGCTTGCTAAAGAAGGTGTTCGAAAGCCACTAGACGTGTTGTCTCGTCATCGTGAGTCGCGTATAACGACACAAGTGTTTATAACAGAAGGAAGCGCGAAAGACGTTTTAAGCGCGCAACCACAGCTAGAGAATATTTCTGCTGAAGCGATTAGGGAATTAGGGGGCAGATCATACAATATTATGCTCAGGGACTTTCTATTGGAGTTTCAACAAAAAGGAAATGATCCTATACTTCCTGTAGTAAAGACAACGGAAAATAGATCACCGATTAAGGAAAATGTTGCAGAACAAGTGGAGATTTCAAAACTAGCCATTTTTAAAGGGGATAAGTTACACTTTTTTACTAATAAGGAAGAGACAGCTGGGGTTGATTGGTTACTTAGTATTATGGAAGGGCATGAATACACTTTTGTTGTTAATGAAGAAAAAAAGGAGACATTTACAGTTTTCATAAAGGAAGCTAATTGTACTATTGATTATGATCTAAACGATGAAGAGCCATTCTTTAAGATTGACATTAAAACTTCAGGAATCGGTGTAGAAAACGTATCAGATATCAACTTAGAGGAACGAGGGGGGTATGAAAAATTAAACGAGCTCATGAACGAACAAATCAAACAGGAAGTAACGTCGATCATTGATCATACATTATCAGAAGGGATTGATTCTTTTGGGTTCGGCTGGCATCTACATCGAAGAGAAAGAAAGATTTGGAAGGAGTTAGAGCAACACTGGCAAGAAAAACTACCAAATATTGATTATGAAATAACGATAAATAGCTCTGTTGAATTGCCAGGACTAGTTACTGAAGGGGTAGGAATAGGGGAGTGA